Proteins from a single region of Nocardioides anomalus:
- a CDS encoding dipeptide epimerase: MTAVERVEVERLSAPLHTPFVTALRRATSVESVLVRVTDSDGRVGYGEAPANGPVLGTTLEGNTAVLEGPLRDAVLGRAVDPRALWPRLDRAVLGHGAAKSALDCALHGLGGAPAVDLPTVVTLPVGEPDDVAAAAAARVAEGFTDLKLKVGTDPALDRARVRAARAAAPGAALRIDANQGWDAHTALAVLDDLADQGLELVEQPVPARDLLGLAHVRRHAPVPVLADESVFGLEDLVAVIRLGAADLVNLKLAKAGGLTPARELARVARQHGLGVTVGCMLEGPVGVAAAARLAAEVGCDVVPDLDGAWWLRDPGPVAYPAGRVRVGRMDP; this comes from the coding sequence GTGACCGCCGTCGAGCGGGTCGAGGTCGAGCGGCTCAGCGCGCCGCTCCACACGCCGTTCGTCACCGCCCTGCGCCGGGCCACCAGCGTGGAGTCGGTCCTGGTGCGGGTGACCGACAGCGACGGCCGGGTGGGGTACGGCGAGGCGCCGGCCAACGGCCCCGTCCTCGGCACCACCCTCGAGGGCAACACCGCCGTCCTGGAGGGCCCGCTGCGCGACGCGGTCCTGGGCCGCGCGGTCGATCCGCGAGCCCTGTGGCCGCGGCTGGACCGGGCCGTGCTCGGCCACGGGGCCGCGAAGAGCGCGCTCGACTGCGCACTGCACGGCCTGGGCGGCGCGCCGGCCGTGGACCTGCCCACCGTGGTGACGCTGCCCGTGGGCGAGCCGGACGACGTCGCCGCCGCGGCCGCGGCGCGCGTGGCGGAGGGGTTCACCGACCTCAAGCTCAAGGTCGGCACCGACCCCGCGCTGGACCGCGCGCGGGTCCGGGCCGCCCGCGCCGCCGCGCCCGGGGCCGCGTTGCGCATCGACGCCAACCAGGGCTGGGACGCGCACACCGCGCTCGCGGTCCTCGACGACCTGGCCGACCAGGGCCTCGAGCTGGTCGAGCAGCCCGTCCCCGCTCGTGACCTGCTCGGCCTGGCCCACGTGCGGCGGCACGCCCCGGTCCCGGTGCTGGCCGACGAGTCGGTCTTCGGGCTCGAGGACCTGGTCGCGGTGATCCGCCTCGGTGCGGCCGACCTGGTCAACCTCAAGCTGGCCAAGGCGGGCGGCCTCACACCCGCCCGCGAGCTGGCCCGGGTGGCCCGGCAGCACGGCCTCGGCGTCACCGTCGGCTGCATGCTCGAGGGCCCGGTCGGCGTGGCCGCGGCGGCCCGGCTGGCGGCCGAGGTCGGCTGCGACGTGGTGCCCGACCTCGACGGCGCGTGGTGGCTGCGCGACCCCGGGCCGGTGGCCTACCCCGCCGGTCGGGTGCGGGTCGGCAGGATGGACCCATGA
- the rplU gene encoding 50S ribosomal protein L21 produces MYAIVRAGAKQQKVAVGDVIEIDQVSTGVGENVTLPVVLVVDGDSVTSEAAQLDKASVTAEVLGATKGPKIIIQKYKNKTGYKKRQGHRQKYTQVKITDISA; encoded by the coding sequence GTGTACGCGATCGTGCGCGCAGGCGCCAAGCAGCAGAAGGTGGCCGTCGGCGACGTCATCGAGATCGACCAGGTCTCGACCGGCGTGGGCGAGAACGTCACCCTGCCCGTGGTCCTCGTCGTCGACGGCGACTCGGTGACCTCCGAGGCGGCCCAGCTCGACAAGGCGTCGGTCACCGCTGAGGTCCTCGGCGCCACCAAGGGCCCGAAGATCATCATCCAGAAGTACAAGAACAAGACCGGCTACAAGAAGCGCCAGGGCCACCGCCAGAAGTACACCCAGGTCAAGATCACCGACATCTCGGCCTGA
- a CDS encoding endonuclease/exonuclease/phosphatase family protein encodes MQAVFWLVVLTLATPALLITGSRVTDTDVGTLIRIEAFTPIGLPLYAALLVLLAAGAARRRREGWRPRAVGAVLALVGLGLHAWWFSPQVLGDNPAPAPGAAHLVVMNANLYEGRGDPADVIGAVRDHHVDVLVLEEITPVALEKLDDLGLAELLPNRIGDPDPDVAGTMVFSDQPLGEPALLNTQFRSYRVQVGSLTLLAVHPVAPVDPPAWRRDHDVIRDEAVAAHADLVVGDMNATPDHDVMRELDDAGFRDAGELANVGWQPTWPANHVSIFPLLPPLVRIDHVLVADTLASLGTETVDIEGSDHNGLVATVAARG; translated from the coding sequence ATGCAGGCCGTGTTCTGGCTCGTGGTCCTCACGCTGGCCACGCCGGCGCTGCTCATCACCGGCTCGCGCGTGACCGACACCGACGTCGGGACGCTCATCCGCATCGAGGCGTTCACGCCGATCGGGCTCCCGCTGTACGCCGCGCTGCTGGTCCTGCTCGCGGCCGGCGCCGCTCGACGCCGCCGCGAGGGCTGGCGACCGCGTGCGGTCGGCGCCGTGCTCGCGCTGGTCGGGCTCGGCCTGCACGCCTGGTGGTTCTCGCCCCAGGTGCTCGGCGACAACCCCGCGCCCGCGCCGGGGGCGGCACACCTGGTCGTGATGAACGCGAACCTCTACGAGGGCCGCGGCGACCCGGCCGACGTGATCGGCGCGGTGCGCGACCACCACGTCGACGTCCTGGTCCTGGAGGAGATCACCCCGGTCGCGCTGGAGAAGCTCGACGACCTCGGGCTGGCCGAGCTCCTGCCGAACCGGATCGGCGACCCCGACCCCGACGTGGCCGGGACCATGGTCTTCTCCGACCAGCCGCTCGGCGAGCCCGCGCTGCTCAACACCCAGTTCCGCTCCTACCGCGTCCAGGTCGGGTCCCTCACCCTGCTCGCCGTCCACCCCGTCGCGCCCGTCGACCCGCCCGCCTGGCGCCGCGACCACGACGTCATCCGCGACGAGGCCGTCGCCGCGCACGCCGATCTCGTCGTCGGCGACATGAACGCCACCCCCGACCACGACGTGATGCGCGAGCTCGACGACGCCGGCTTCCGCGACGCCGGCGAGCTGGCCAACGTCGGTTGGCAGCCCACCTGGCCGGCCAACCACGTCTCGATCTTCCCGCTGCTGCCGCCGCTGGTCCGCATCGACCACGTGCTCGTCGCCGACACCCTCGCCTCCCTCGGCACCGAGACCGTCGACATCGAGGGCTCGGACCACAACGGGCTCGTGGCCACGGTCGCAGCGCGTGGATGA
- the rpmA gene encoding 50S ribosomal protein L27, whose amino-acid sequence MAHKKGAASTKNGRDSNSQRLGVKRYGGQLVNAGEIIVRQRGTHFHPGAGVGRGGDDTLFALEAGAVQFGTRRGRRVVNIVPGDDA is encoded by the coding sequence ATGGCACACAAGAAGGGCGCGGCGTCCACCAAGAACGGCCGCGACTCGAACTCCCAGCGGCTCGGCGTCAAGCGGTACGGCGGCCAGCTGGTCAACGCCGGCGAGATCATCGTGCGCCAGCGCGGCACCCACTTCCACCCGGGTGCGGGCGTCGGCCGCGGTGGCGACGACACGCTGTTCGCCCTGGAGGCGGGCGCGGTGCAGTTCGGCACCCGTCGCGGCCGCCGGGTCGTGAACATCGTCCCGGGTGACGACGCCTGA
- the mnmA gene encoding tRNA 2-thiouridine(34) synthase MnmA — MKVLAAMSGGVDSAVAAARAAEAGHDVTGIHLALSRNPASYRSGARGCCTIEDANDARRAADVIGIPFYVWDLSEEFHEDVVEDFLAEYAAGRTPNPCLRCNEKIKFAAVLDRALALGFDAVATGHYARLRQGTDGQVEMHRAVDDGKDQSYVLGVLDQEQLRHSLFPLGGSTKADVRREAAERGLLVADKPDSHDICFVADGDTSGWLREKLGERAPNTEGAILDEDGTELGRHEGTFGYTIGQRKGLRLGRPAPDGKPRFVLDIEPVSGTVTVGPREHLAVHGLTGIRPRWCGTPPARLRGTVQLRAHGAEHPAVVTVDGDGVEVELLEPAYGIAPGQAAVVYDGTRVVGSATIAATRR; from the coding sequence ATGAAGGTCCTCGCTGCCATGTCCGGCGGCGTGGACTCCGCCGTCGCCGCGGCGCGCGCCGCCGAGGCCGGCCACGACGTCACCGGCATCCACCTCGCCCTGTCGCGCAACCCCGCGTCGTACCGGTCCGGCGCACGTGGCTGCTGCACCATCGAGGACGCCAACGACGCGCGCCGCGCGGCCGACGTCATCGGCATCCCCTTCTACGTCTGGGACCTGTCGGAGGAGTTCCACGAGGACGTGGTCGAGGACTTCCTGGCCGAGTACGCCGCCGGCCGGACGCCCAACCCGTGCCTGCGGTGCAACGAGAAGATCAAGTTCGCCGCGGTCCTCGACCGGGCGCTGGCCCTCGGCTTCGACGCCGTCGCGACCGGGCACTACGCCCGGCTCCGGCAGGGCACGGACGGGCAGGTCGAGATGCACCGCGCCGTCGACGACGGCAAGGACCAGTCCTACGTGCTCGGGGTCCTCGACCAGGAGCAGCTGCGGCACTCGCTGTTCCCGCTGGGCGGCTCGACCAAGGCCGACGTGCGGCGCGAGGCGGCCGAGCGCGGGCTGCTGGTCGCGGACAAGCCCGACAGCCACGACATCTGCTTCGTCGCCGACGGCGACACCTCCGGCTGGCTGCGCGAGAAGCTCGGCGAGCGCGCGCCCAACACCGAGGGCGCGATCCTCGACGAGGACGGCACCGAGCTCGGCCGGCACGAGGGCACGTTCGGCTACACCATCGGCCAGCGCAAGGGCCTGCGGCTGGGCCGGCCGGCCCCGGACGGCAAGCCGCGCTTCGTGCTCGACATCGAGCCGGTCTCCGGCACGGTCACCGTCGGTCCGCGCGAGCACCTGGCCGTGCACGGCCTCACCGGCATCCGCCCACGCTGGTGCGGTACGCCGCCCGCCCGCCTGCGCGGCACCGTCCAGCTGCGCGCGCACGGCGCCGAGCACCCGGCGGTCGTCACCGTCGACGGCGACGGCGTGGAGGTCGAGCTCCTCGAGCCGGCGTACGGCATCGCGCCGGGGCAGGCCGCGGTGGTGTACGACGGCACCCGCGTCGTCGGCTCGGCCACCATCGCCGCCACCCGACGGTGA
- the obgE gene encoding GTPase ObgE, whose protein sequence is MAVPTFVDRVTLHVSAGRGGNGVASVHREKFKPLGGPDGGNGGPGGSVILRVDPDVTTLVDYHHSPKRKAGVGGHGAGGHRNGSHGGDLVLPVPDGTVVTDRRGEVLADLVGPGTELVVAQGGRGGLGNAALASSKRKAPGFALLGEPGDELEVVLELKVVADVGLVGFPSAGKSSLIAAISRARPKVADYPFTTLVPNLGVVTAGETTYTVADVPGLIEGASEGRGLGHEFLRHVERCAALVHVVDTASMEPGRNPVDDLVVIESELSRYGGLEDRPRLVALNKVDVPDGRDLAEIVLADLREQGHRVFLVSAASGEGLRELTFAMAEIVRAARAEREVVEATRIVLRPAGSDGSDHFTVTATDAGWHVRGTKPERWVRQTDFSNDEAVGFLADRLNRLGVEAKLLKLGAEAGDTVMIGDPDDAVVFDFRPELDAGAEILSRRGEDQRFDEKRPAAQRRREIQEAMSERSEGEERADVARRLDEERRGRRTPAGPTSYEIGSEQDPDRVDDED, encoded by the coding sequence ATGGCCGTCCCGACCTTCGTCGACCGCGTGACGCTGCACGTCAGCGCCGGGCGCGGCGGCAACGGCGTGGCGTCGGTGCACCGCGAGAAGTTCAAGCCGCTCGGCGGCCCGGACGGCGGGAACGGCGGCCCCGGTGGCTCGGTGATCCTGCGCGTGGACCCCGACGTGACCACGCTCGTCGACTACCACCACAGCCCCAAGCGCAAGGCCGGCGTGGGCGGCCACGGCGCCGGTGGGCACCGCAACGGCTCCCACGGCGGCGACCTGGTCCTGCCGGTGCCCGACGGCACCGTGGTCACCGACCGCCGCGGCGAGGTGCTGGCCGACCTGGTCGGTCCCGGCACCGAGCTGGTCGTGGCCCAAGGCGGGCGCGGCGGGCTCGGCAACGCCGCGCTGGCCAGCAGCAAGCGCAAGGCCCCCGGCTTCGCGCTGCTCGGCGAGCCCGGCGACGAGCTCGAGGTCGTGCTCGAGCTCAAGGTGGTGGCCGACGTCGGGCTGGTGGGCTTCCCCAGCGCCGGCAAGTCCAGCCTCATCGCCGCGATCTCGCGGGCGCGGCCCAAGGTCGCCGACTACCCCTTCACCACGCTGGTGCCCAACCTCGGCGTGGTGACCGCGGGCGAGACGACCTACACCGTCGCCGACGTGCCCGGCCTCATCGAGGGCGCGAGCGAGGGCCGCGGGCTCGGCCACGAGTTCCTGCGCCACGTCGAGCGCTGCGCCGCCCTGGTCCACGTGGTCGACACCGCGTCGATGGAGCCGGGCCGCAACCCGGTCGACGACCTCGTGGTGATCGAGAGCGAGCTGAGCCGCTACGGCGGGCTCGAGGACCGGCCGCGGCTGGTGGCGCTCAACAAGGTCGACGTCCCGGACGGGCGCGACCTGGCCGAGATCGTCCTGGCGGACCTGCGCGAGCAGGGGCACCGGGTGTTCCTGGTCAGCGCGGCCTCGGGGGAGGGGCTGCGCGAGCTGACCTTCGCGATGGCCGAGATCGTCCGGGCCGCGCGCGCCGAGCGCGAGGTGGTCGAGGCGACCCGGATCGTGCTGCGGCCCGCGGGCTCCGACGGCAGCGACCACTTCACGGTGACCGCCACCGACGCCGGCTGGCACGTGCGCGGCACCAAGCCCGAGCGCTGGGTGCGCCAGACCGACTTCAGCAACGACGAGGCGGTCGGCTTCCTGGCCGACCGGCTCAACCGGCTCGGGGTCGAGGCCAAGCTGCTCAAGCTGGGCGCGGAGGCGGGCGACACGGTGATGATCGGTGACCCCGACGACGCCGTGGTCTTCGACTTCCGCCCCGAGCTGGACGCCGGCGCCGAGATCCTGTCGCGCCGTGGCGAGGACCAGCGCTTCGACGAGAAGCGTCCGGCCGCCCAGCGTCGCCGCGAGATCCAGGAGGCCATGTCCGAGCGCTCCGAGGGCGAGGAGCGCGCCGACGTGGCCCGCCGCCTCGACGAGGAGCGCCGCGGACGGCGCACCCCGGCGGGTCCCACGTCGTACGAGATCGGGTCCGAGCAGGATCCAGACCGTGTCGACGACGAGGACTGA
- a CDS encoding nucleotidyltransferase domain-containing protein — MDEAEIRRWYGPWDVPRPEDAPALMAGFAGPWWVAGGWAVEAFTGVRRRHKDLDLAALRRDADALRTALADRFQCWSVFDGALRPFTDELPLHPEADQLWVRPGADAPWAFEVLLNPDADGRWVNRRLPRHTAVLDEVTWVREDGLRFLAPEVALLFKAKHLRPEDDADLEAALPLLDDARRTWLREAVAELHPDHRWLGRLR; from the coding sequence GTGGATGAAGCCGAGATCCGCCGGTGGTACGGCCCGTGGGACGTCCCCCGCCCGGAGGACGCGCCGGCCCTGATGGCCGGCTTCGCCGGCCCGTGGTGGGTCGCCGGCGGATGGGCGGTCGAGGCCTTCACCGGCGTGCGCCGTCGGCACAAGGACCTGGACCTCGCGGCGTTGCGCCGCGACGCCGACGCGCTGCGGACCGCGCTGGCCGACCGCTTCCAGTGCTGGTCGGTCTTCGACGGTGCACTGCGCCCGTTCACCGACGAGCTGCCGCTGCACCCCGAGGCCGACCAGCTGTGGGTGCGCCCGGGCGCGGACGCGCCGTGGGCCTTCGAGGTGCTGCTGAACCCCGACGCCGACGGCCGGTGGGTCAACCGCCGGCTGCCGCGGCACACCGCGGTCCTGGACGAGGTCACCTGGGTGCGCGAGGACGGGCTGCGCTTCCTGGCGCCGGAGGTGGCGCTGCTCTTCAAGGCCAAGCACCTGCGCCCCGAGGACGACGCGGACCTCGAGGCCGCGCTGCCGCTGCTCGACGACGCGCGGCGGACCTGGCTGCGCGAGGCGGTGGCCGAGCTGCACCCGGACCACCGCTGGCTCGGGCGGCTGCGCTGA
- the proB gene encoding glutamate 5-kinase — MSTTRTEVTDARRVVVKVGSSSLTSAGGGIDPGRVRHLVEALAATRARGVEVVLVSSGAIAAGLVPLGLVRRPRGLPAQQAAASVGQGLLVHRYTEELARYGVVAGQVLLTVDDVTRRSHYRNAYQTFAKLLELGVLPIVNENDTVATTEIRFGDNDRLAALVAHLVHADLLVLLSDVDGLYDGPPASPGASLVPEVRSWDDLGGVKVGKAGPAGVGTGGMQTKLDAARIATGAGIPVVLTAAERVGDALAGDAVGTLFHATGRRQPTRLLWLAHATEPLGTLVLDPGAVAAVTQRRASLLAAGVTGVVGTFHAGDPVAIAGPDGVPVARGLVNFDSEELPALLGRSSGDLKRELGAAYEREVVHRDDLVLL; from the coding sequence GTGTCGACGACGAGGACTGAGGTCACCGACGCCCGGCGCGTCGTGGTCAAGGTCGGCTCGTCCTCACTGACCAGCGCCGGTGGGGGCATCGACCCCGGCCGGGTGCGCCACCTGGTCGAGGCGCTGGCCGCCACCCGCGCCCGCGGGGTGGAGGTCGTGCTGGTCTCCTCCGGGGCCATCGCCGCCGGGCTGGTCCCGCTCGGGCTGGTGCGCCGGCCGCGCGGTCTGCCGGCACAGCAGGCCGCCGCGTCGGTCGGGCAGGGGCTGCTGGTGCACCGCTACACCGAGGAGCTCGCGCGCTACGGCGTGGTCGCGGGCCAGGTCCTGCTCACCGTGGACGACGTGACCCGGCGCTCGCACTACCGCAACGCCTACCAGACCTTCGCCAAGCTGCTCGAGCTCGGCGTGCTGCCGATCGTCAACGAGAACGACACCGTGGCCACCACCGAGATCCGCTTCGGCGACAACGACCGGCTGGCCGCCCTGGTCGCGCACCTGGTCCACGCCGACCTGCTGGTGCTGCTCTCCGACGTCGACGGGCTGTACGACGGGCCGCCGGCCTCGCCCGGCGCGAGCCTGGTCCCCGAGGTCCGGTCCTGGGACGACCTCGGTGGCGTGAAGGTCGGCAAGGCCGGCCCCGCGGGCGTCGGCACCGGCGGCATGCAGACCAAGCTCGACGCGGCCCGGATCGCCACCGGCGCCGGCATCCCGGTCGTGCTCACCGCGGCCGAACGGGTCGGCGACGCGCTGGCCGGCGACGCGGTCGGCACGCTCTTCCACGCCACCGGCAGGCGGCAGCCCACCCGGCTGCTGTGGCTGGCCCACGCCACCGAGCCCCTCGGCACGCTCGTGCTCGACCCCGGGGCGGTCGCCGCGGTCACCCAGCGGCGCGCCTCGCTGCTCGCGGCCGGCGTCACCGGTGTCGTCGGCACCTTCCACGCCGGCGACCCCGTCGCCATCGCCGGGCCGGACGGCGTACCGGTGGCGCGCGGGCTGGTGAACTTCGACTCCGAGGAGCTGCCCGCGCTCCTCGGCCGCTCCTCGGGCGACCTCAAGCGCGAGCTGGGCGCGGCGTACGAACGCGAGGTCGTGCACCGCGACGACCTGGTGCTGCTCTGA
- a CDS encoding cysteine desulfurase family protein, which yields MTAPERTVYLDHAATTPMVPAAVEAMTAHLLEVGNPSSLHASGRHARRIVEESRETIAQAVGCRPGEVVFTSGGTEADNLAVKGIHWSRMDALGGTPRLLASAVEHHAVLDATDWLRDADEADVRLIRVDATGSVDLDHLRELVSERPVSLISVMWANNEVGTVQPIEEIVAIAAEHGIPVHTDAVQAVGAVPVDFAASGVDAMTITGHKLGGPYGVGALVVRRELELTPLVHGGGQERDIRSGTLDTPAIAGFAAAVELAVKEQADRATRIGALRDDLVRRVREVVPDAHVHGGALDPLGVHRLPGNAHLGFPDCEGDSLLMLLDAHGIETSTGSACSAGVPQPSHVLLAMGCDPVQARHSLRFSLGHTSTAADVDAVVEAIGPAVERARAARAR from the coding sequence ATGACTGCTCCGGAGCGCACGGTCTACCTCGACCACGCCGCCACCACGCCGATGGTGCCGGCCGCGGTGGAGGCCATGACGGCCCACCTGCTCGAGGTCGGCAACCCCAGCTCGCTGCACGCCTCCGGCCGGCACGCCCGCCGGATCGTCGAGGAGTCGCGCGAGACCATCGCCCAGGCGGTCGGCTGCCGACCCGGCGAGGTCGTGTTCACCTCCGGCGGCACCGAGGCCGACAACCTCGCGGTCAAGGGCATCCACTGGTCGCGGATGGACGCCCTCGGCGGCACCCCGCGGCTGCTCGCCTCGGCCGTCGAGCACCACGCGGTCCTCGACGCCACCGACTGGCTCCGCGACGCCGACGAGGCCGACGTCCGGCTGATCCGCGTCGACGCGACCGGCAGTGTCGACCTCGACCACCTGCGCGAGCTCGTGTCCGAGCGTCCGGTCTCGCTGATCTCGGTGATGTGGGCCAACAACGAGGTCGGCACCGTCCAGCCGATCGAGGAGATCGTCGCGATCGCCGCCGAGCACGGCATCCCGGTGCACACCGACGCCGTGCAGGCCGTCGGCGCGGTGCCCGTGGACTTCGCGGCCAGCGGGGTCGACGCGATGACGATCACCGGGCACAAGCTCGGCGGTCCGTACGGCGTCGGTGCGCTCGTCGTGCGCCGCGAGCTCGAGCTCACCCCGCTGGTGCACGGCGGCGGTCAGGAGCGCGACATCCGCAGCGGCACCCTGGACACCCCGGCCATCGCCGGCTTCGCGGCCGCGGTCGAGCTGGCCGTCAAGGAGCAGGCCGACCGGGCGACCCGCATCGGCGCGCTGCGCGACGACCTGGTCCGCCGGGTGCGCGAGGTGGTGCCCGACGCGCACGTGCACGGCGGCGCACTGGACCCCCTCGGCGTGCACCGGCTGCCCGGCAACGCCCACCTCGGCTTCCCCGACTGCGAGGGCGACTCGCTGCTCATGCTGCTCGACGCCCACGGCATCGAGACCTCGACCGGCTCGGCCTGCTCGGCCGGCGTACCGCAGCCCTCGCACGTCCTGCTGGCCATGGGCTGCGACCCGGTCCAGGCGCGGCACTCCCTGCGGTTCTCCCTCGGCCACACCTCCACGGCGGCCGACGTCGACGCGGTGGTCGAGGCCATCGGGCCCGCGGTCGAACGCGCCCGGGCGGCGAGGGCCCGCTGA
- a CDS encoding C40 family peptidase produces MRAIRETPVHRDPDERSERVTTLAVGEEAVVVATGAHWTRVVVPDQPSSLDPAGYPGWVPTAALGATPLDVARGRLGAAYVWGGLDCSGLVHLAFRACGVRVPRDAADQAAAAAPVSEPEPGDLFFFGRRGEPVSHVGFVTEVGLLHATEGRGVVEEPVPAERRETLLGAGRLG; encoded by the coding sequence ATGAGGGCGATCCGCGAGACCCCGGTCCACCGCGATCCGGACGAGCGCTCGGAGCGGGTCACCACGCTCGCGGTGGGCGAGGAGGCGGTCGTGGTCGCCACCGGTGCCCACTGGACGCGCGTCGTCGTGCCGGACCAGCCGAGCTCGCTGGACCCGGCCGGCTACCCGGGCTGGGTGCCGACCGCGGCGCTCGGCGCGACCCCGCTCGACGTGGCGCGCGGCCGGCTCGGCGCGGCGTACGTCTGGGGCGGCCTCGACTGCTCCGGACTCGTGCACCTGGCCTTCCGGGCCTGTGGCGTGCGGGTCCCGCGCGACGCCGCGGACCAGGCCGCGGCCGCCGCGCCGGTCAGCGAGCCGGAGCCGGGCGACCTGTTCTTCTTCGGTCGTCGCGGCGAGCCGGTGAGCCACGTCGGGTTCGTCACCGAGGTCGGGCTGCTGCACGCGACCGAGGGTCGCGGCGTGGTCGAGGAGCCGGTCCCGGCCGAGCGCCGCGAGACCCTGCTGGGCGCGGGGCGGCTCGGATGA
- a CDS encoding methionine synthase, translated as MTLATGVGSHPGDDQRAYDEAVRLVLGELPELAYLPEVPGRGATASMTGRAMAVVAALGADLQPAGWRLTDGPGVDQRRARSLLAQDLDGLEEQAQGYAGVFKVQVAGPWTLAATVERPRGDKVLADHGARRDLAQALAEGLGDHVADVRRRLPGVERLVVQVDEPALAAVLAGRVPTASGFSRHRTVHAPEASQALEWVLRAVAEAGAEPWVHSCAGETPLDLLRGAGARGLSVDHAHLSARDHDEVATALEAGETVALGVVPSTDPADVPTDAQVTEALLRWLEMVGLDPEEVGERLVLTPSCGLAGASPAWAQRSLALLHEAATHLSG; from the coding sequence ATGACGCTCGCCACCGGCGTCGGCTCCCACCCTGGGGACGACCAGCGCGCGTACGACGAGGCCGTCCGACTCGTGCTCGGCGAGCTGCCGGAGCTGGCCTACCTGCCCGAGGTGCCCGGTCGAGGCGCCACCGCGTCCATGACCGGCCGGGCCATGGCTGTGGTGGCCGCGCTCGGCGCGGACCTCCAGCCGGCGGGCTGGCGGCTCACCGACGGCCCGGGCGTGGACCAGCGCCGCGCCCGGAGCCTGCTGGCCCAGGACCTGGACGGGCTGGAGGAGCAGGCCCAGGGCTACGCCGGCGTGTTCAAGGTCCAGGTCGCCGGGCCGTGGACGCTGGCCGCCACCGTCGAGCGGCCGCGCGGCGACAAGGTGCTCGCCGACCACGGCGCCCGCCGCGACCTGGCCCAGGCCCTGGCCGAGGGGCTGGGCGACCACGTGGCCGACGTGCGCCGCCGGCTGCCGGGCGTCGAGCGGCTCGTGGTGCAGGTCGACGAGCCGGCCCTGGCCGCCGTCCTGGCCGGCCGGGTGCCCACCGCCTCCGGCTTCTCCCGGCACCGCACCGTGCACGCCCCCGAGGCGTCACAGGCCCTCGAGTGGGTGCTCCGGGCCGTGGCCGAGGCGGGCGCCGAGCCGTGGGTGCACTCGTGCGCGGGCGAGACGCCGCTCGACCTGCTCCGAGGCGCCGGCGCCCGCGGGCTGAGCGTCGACCACGCCCACCTGTCCGCGCGCGACCACGACGAGGTGGCCACCGCCCTCGAGGCGGGGGAGACGGTGGCGCTCGGTGTCGTGCCGTCCACCGACCCGGCCGACGTGCCTACGGACGCCCAGGTCACCGAGGCCTTGCTGCGCTGGCTGGAGATGGTCGGTCTGGACCCCGAGGAGGTGGGGGAGCGGCTCGTCCTGACGCCGTCGTGCGGGCTGGCCGGGGCCTCGCCGGCGTGGGCCCAGCGCTCGCTCGCGCTGCTGCACGAGGCGGCCACTCACCTTTCCGGGTGA
- a CDS encoding serine hydrolase, producing MSVHVWLGGLDGATWWAQDADEPVLAASLMKVPVAMAAEALDLDRSVPVHTDFDSVVVGETFALDEAGDQDPDTWDDVGGDQELRELVRRAIVHSGNLATDLVMEQTGVAAVTALMPQVLRMIGDQPATDRGIVNAASARQWGELLGRVAAVHDEVEDVMRGQTYREGIPAGLPEGTPVANKTGWIEGHRHDMGIVRPPDATPFALVVLTRDEPEGTIALAAREAWTRRR from the coding sequence GTGAGCGTCCACGTCTGGCTGGGCGGCCTCGACGGCGCGACGTGGTGGGCCCAGGACGCCGACGAGCCGGTGCTGGCCGCGTCGCTGATGAAGGTGCCGGTGGCCATGGCCGCCGAGGCGCTCGACCTGGACCGCTCGGTGCCGGTGCACACCGACTTCGACTCCGTGGTGGTGGGGGAGACCTTCGCGCTCGACGAGGCGGGCGACCAGGACCCGGACACGTGGGACGACGTCGGGGGCGACCAGGAGCTGCGCGAGCTCGTGCGGCGCGCCATCGTCCACTCGGGCAACCTGGCCACCGACCTGGTCATGGAGCAGACCGGTGTCGCCGCCGTCACCGCGCTGATGCCGCAGGTGCTGCGGATGATCGGCGACCAGCCGGCCACCGACCGCGGCATCGTCAACGCCGCCAGCGCCCGGCAGTGGGGCGAGCTGCTGGGCCGGGTCGCGGCGGTGCACGACGAGGTCGAGGACGTGATGCGCGGTCAGACCTACCGCGAGGGCATCCCGGCCGGGCTCCCCGAGGGCACGCCGGTGGCCAACAAGACCGGCTGGATCGAGGGCCACCGCCACGACATGGGCATCGTCCGCCCGCCCGACGCGACGCCGTTCGCGCTGGTGGTGCTGACCCGCGACGAGCCCGAGGGCACCATCGCCCTCGCCGCCCGCGAGGCCTGGACCCGCCGCCGGTGA